A genomic segment from Parafrankia discariae encodes:
- a CDS encoding peptide deformylase, which produces MSTVNAELVDQVRAVLAAHRPWPVTQVGDPVLRQTAARYDGQLPDGLLHELLDAMRGHLPGVGVGLAAPQLGIPLALAVIEDPAQVTPEIATARERPPQPPLDLVNPVITPLGPQRRVFYEGCLSVAGLTAVVSRHHQVRLSAQDRDGRAYSLELSGWPARIAQHETDHLNGVIYLDRAELRSVSTAAAYEQRWAQPTPSLAAAALGFPL; this is translated from the coding sequence GTGAGCACCGTCAACGCCGAACTTGTCGACCAGGTGCGGGCGGTGCTCGCCGCGCACCGTCCGTGGCCCGTAACCCAGGTGGGCGACCCCGTCCTCCGGCAGACAGCGGCCCGCTATGACGGGCAACTCCCGGACGGGCTGCTCCACGAGTTGCTCGACGCGATGCGCGGGCATCTTCCCGGCGTCGGTGTCGGACTCGCCGCACCTCAGCTCGGTATCCCGCTCGCGCTGGCGGTCATCGAGGACCCGGCCCAGGTCACGCCCGAGATCGCCACCGCTCGCGAACGTCCGCCACAACCGCCGCTTGACCTCGTCAACCCCGTGATCACGCCACTGGGCCCCCAGCGACGCGTGTTCTACGAGGGCTGCCTCAGCGTTGCGGGGCTGACGGCGGTCGTCTCGCGCCATCATCAGGTGCGGCTGTCCGCGCAGGACAGGGACGGTCGTGCCTACAGCCTCGAGCTGTCCGGCTGGCCGGCCCGCATCGCCCAACACGAGACAGACCACCTCAACGGCGTGATCTACCTGGATCGAGCCGAGCTTCGGTCGGTGTCGACCGCTGCCGCCTACGAGCAACGTTGGGCCCAGCCAACACCGTCCCTCGCCGCTGCGGCGCTCGGCTTCCCGCTCTGA
- a CDS encoding WhiB family transcriptional regulator encodes MGRPREAKRICSGCEVRAECLEYALENDERFGIWGGLVQTRPTCSRCPTDGVPNLTRPDRFSPHPVPRAGTTIGEPVSA; translated from the coding sequence GTGGGTCGACCCCGGGAGGCGAAGCGCATCTGCTCCGGCTGCGAGGTCAGGGCCGAGTGCCTGGAGTACGCACTGGAGAACGACGAGCGATTCGGGATCTGGGGCGGCCTCGTGCAGACACGGCCGACGTGCAGTCGGTGCCCTACGGACGGGGTCCCCAACCTGACTCGACCTGATCGATTCAGCCCACACCCGGTGCCTCGGGCCGGAACCACCATCGGCGAACCAGTCTCAGCCTGA